From the genome of Hymenobacter sp. PAMC 26628, one region includes:
- a CDS encoding VOC family protein translates to MLAPKLRVARPTNDLAALVHFYCEGLGLERLADFTAHHGFDGVMLGHPGAPYHLEFTREDGQLVAPAPTAEHLLVFYFPDAAAWQVAVARLEAAGYAAVPAHNPYWDAHGRTFADPDGYHVVLQQAAWAL, encoded by the coding sequence ATGCTGGCTCCCAAGCTACGTGTGGCCCGGCCCACCAACGACCTGGCCGCGCTGGTGCATTTTTACTGCGAAGGCCTGGGCCTCGAACGCCTGGCCGACTTCACCGCGCACCACGGCTTCGACGGCGTGATGCTGGGCCACCCCGGGGCCCCGTACCACCTGGAGTTCACCCGCGAGGACGGGCAACTGGTGGCGCCCGCGCCCACGGCCGAGCACTTGCTGGTGTTTTATTTCCCCGACGCCGCGGCGTGGCAGGTGGCCGTGGCCCGGCTCGAAGCGGCCGGCTACGCCGCTGTGCCGGCCCACAACCCGTATTGGGATGCGCACGGCCGCACTTTTGCCGATCCCGACGGCTACCACGTGGTGTTGCAGCAAGCCGCTTGGGCCCTGTAA
- the selD gene encoding selenide, water dikinase SelD: MSVSTHPETEPIRLTQYSHGAGCGCKIAPAVLDQILHSSLPQPNYPDLLVGNGSRDDAAVFRLPGQDGQCVISTTDFFMPIVDDAYDFGRIASANAISDVYAMGGRPILAIAVLGWPIGKLAPEVAARVTEGARAICAEAGIPLAGGHSIDAPEPIFGLAVTGLVAEKNLKRNDTAQVGCRLYLTKPLGVGMLTTAQKQGILRPEDADVAPAQMRQLNKIGADLSPLPQVQALTDVTGFGLLGHLAEVCEGSGVQAVLDFAKVPRLAAAETYRRQGAVPGGTARNYASYGHKIGPLTDEQQQWLCDPQTSGGLLVCVTPEGEAAAQAIFQQYGLALESFGELVAHRAGEPWIVVQ; this comes from the coding sequence ATGTCCGTCTCCACCCACCCCGAAACCGAGCCCATCCGCCTCACCCAGTACAGCCACGGGGCGGGCTGCGGCTGCAAAATTGCGCCGGCCGTGCTCGACCAAATCCTGCACAGCAGCCTGCCCCAGCCCAATTACCCCGACCTGCTGGTGGGCAACGGCAGCCGCGACGACGCCGCCGTATTCCGCCTGCCGGGCCAGGACGGCCAGTGCGTCATCAGTACCACTGATTTTTTCATGCCCATTGTTGACGACGCCTACGATTTCGGGCGCATTGCCTCGGCCAACGCCATTTCCGACGTGTACGCCATGGGTGGGCGGCCGATTTTGGCCATTGCCGTGCTGGGCTGGCCCATCGGCAAGCTGGCGCCCGAAGTGGCCGCGCGCGTGACGGAAGGGGCCCGGGCCATTTGCGCCGAGGCCGGTATTCCGCTGGCCGGGGGCCACAGCATCGACGCGCCGGAGCCCATTTTTGGGCTGGCCGTGACGGGCCTGGTGGCCGAGAAAAACCTCAAGCGCAACGACACCGCCCAGGTGGGCTGCCGCCTCTACCTCACCAAGCCGCTGGGCGTGGGCATGCTGACGACGGCCCAGAAGCAAGGCATCCTGCGCCCCGAAGACGCCGACGTGGCCCCCGCCCAAATGCGCCAGCTCAACAAAATAGGCGCCGACCTCAGCCCGCTGCCCCAGGTGCAGGCCCTCACCGACGTCACGGGCTTCGGCCTGCTCGGCCACCTGGCCGAAGTGTGCGAAGGCAGCGGCGTGCAGGCCGTACTCGATTTTGCCAAAGTACCGCGCCTGGCCGCCGCCGAAACCTACCGCCGCCAGGGCGCCGTACCCGGCGGCACCGCCCGCAACTACGCTAGCTACGGCCACAAAATCGGGCCCCTCACCGACGAGCAACAGCAGTGGCTCTGCGACCCGCAAACCTCAGGCGGCCTGCTCGTATGCGTCACGCCCGAAGGGGAAGCCGCCGCTCAGGCCATCTTCCAGCAGTACGGCCTAGCCCTGGAAAGCTTCGGCGAATTGGTGGCGCACCGCGCCGGCGAGCCGTGGATTGTGGTGCAGTAA
- a CDS encoding glutamate--tRNA ligase family protein produces the protein MDCGAVRAPTPVVARLAPTPSGCLHLGNAVNFVLTWLLTRRAGGVLHLRIDDLDRARLRRSYLDNIFRVIDWLGIDYDQGPHGPDNFLRHYSQLLHLPEYNAVLRRLAQQPGLVQASYRSRTGAPEALVRLDMPGAAWRVQPPPATAVHWPDARQGPTQVLLDEAMPDFVIRKKDGVAAYQVASVVDDLRLGTTLVVRGLDLQPSTAAQLWLAAQLSETAAFNAQCIQFYHHDLLVDAAGQKLSKSQQGALATGVLGQERRAVFSAVARLLKLPPEAGESLESLRAALPL, from the coding sequence GTGGATTGTGGTGCAGTAAGGGCCCCCACGCCGGTGGTGGCGCGCCTGGCTCCCACGCCCAGCGGCTGCCTGCACCTGGGCAACGCGGTTAATTTCGTGCTGACTTGGCTGCTCACGCGCCGGGCCGGTGGCGTACTGCACTTGCGCATCGATGACCTCGACCGGGCCCGCCTGCGCCGGTCGTACCTGGACAATATTTTCCGGGTTATCGATTGGCTGGGCATCGACTACGACCAGGGCCCCCACGGGCCCGACAATTTCCTGCGCCACTATTCGCAGCTGCTGCACCTGCCCGAATATAACGCCGTGTTGCGCCGCCTAGCCCAGCAGCCCGGGCTGGTGCAAGCCAGTTACCGCAGCCGCACTGGGGCCCCAGAAGCTCTCGTGCGGCTGGATATGCCCGGCGCGGCCTGGCGGGTGCAGCCGCCGCCCGCCACGGCCGTGCACTGGCCCGATGCCCGCCAGGGCCCCACGCAAGTGCTTTTAGATGAGGCGATGCCGGATTTTGTGATTCGCAAGAAAGACGGTGTGGCTGCCTACCAAGTAGCGTCAGTAGTCGATGATTTGCGGCTCGGCACCACGCTCGTGGTGCGCGGGCTGGACTTGCAGCCAAGCACCGCCGCCCAGCTGTGGCTCGCTGCCCAGCTTTCTGAAACGGCCGCTTTCAACGCCCAGTGCATCCAGTTTTATCACCATGATTTGCTGGTGGACGCGGCGGGCCAAAAGCTTTCCAAATCGCAGCAGGGGGCCCTGGCCACCGGCGTGCTAGGGCAAGAGCGGCGCGCCGTGTTCAGCGCCGTGGCGCGGCTGCTGAAGCTGCCGCCTGAAGCGGGCGAATCGCTGGAGAGCCTGCGGGCTGCGCTGCCGCTTTAG
- the nfi gene encoding deoxyribonuclease V (cleaves DNA at apurinic or apyrimidinic sites), whose product MAYFRPPGPPPDPALVRSLTAQQHEMRQRVRAEPLAHEPRLIAGCDSSFPTPETILSVFVVLKFPSLELVEKVYSYGPVTMPYVPGFLSFREAGNVVQAFAKLTHRPDVIMVDGHGIAHPRRVGIAAHLGVLLDVPTFGVAKQKLTGTFAEPGPEKGSITPLTDTKTGELIGEVIRSKDKVLPLFVSPGHRCDQATATRLTLACLRGYKLPEPTRLADYWAEEFKKEVR is encoded by the coding sequence GTGGCCTATTTCCGCCCCCCGGGGCCCCCGCCCGACCCCGCGCTGGTGCGTAGCCTCACCGCCCAGCAGCACGAGATGCGCCAGCGCGTGCGCGCCGAGCCCCTGGCCCACGAGCCCCGCTTGATTGCGGGCTGCGACTCGTCGTTTCCCACGCCCGAAACCATCCTCTCGGTGTTCGTGGTGCTGAAATTCCCGTCGCTGGAGCTGGTCGAAAAAGTGTACAGCTACGGACCCGTGACCATGCCCTACGTACCCGGCTTCCTCTCCTTCCGCGAGGCCGGCAACGTGGTGCAAGCCTTCGCCAAGCTCACGCACCGGCCCGATGTGATTATGGTGGACGGCCACGGCATTGCGCACCCGCGCCGCGTGGGCATTGCCGCGCACCTGGGCGTGCTGCTCGATGTGCCCACTTTCGGCGTAGCCAAGCAGAAACTGACCGGCACCTTCGCCGAGCCAGGGCCCGAAAAAGGCAGCATCACGCCCCTCACCGACACCAAAACCGGCGAGCTAATCGGCGAAGTCATCCGCAGTAAAGACAAGGTGCTGCCGCTGTTCGTGAGCCCCGGCCACCGCTGCGACCAGGCCACCGCCACCCGCCTCACCCTGGCCTGCCTGCGCGGCTACAAGCTGCCCGAGCCCACCCGCCTGGCCGATTATTGGGCCGAGGAATTCAAGAAAGAAGTGCGCTGA
- a CDS encoding DUF1990 family protein, which translates to MPKSEQPAAQGSGPQLDRRYYIDVVRPLLGPVPLMAAVQADLPRFSPSLLADFEQTRGEAGALKTGDEFHIKILGPWNGSVRVTEVGATFFEFVTLEGHPEAGRIRFETHALDGRPDALRFEIHSVARSRDGLVAFAYDTIGGGKLMQQATWVDFCQRVAQASGGQALGPVTVETTRHANDGTAEYTVSHA; encoded by the coding sequence ATGCCCAAATCCGAGCAGCCCGCCGCCCAAGGCTCGGGGCCCCAACTGGACCGGCGCTACTACATCGACGTGGTGCGGCCGCTTCTGGGGCCCGTGCCGCTAATGGCTGCGGTGCAGGCCGATTTGCCCCGGTTCTCGCCCAGCCTGCTGGCCGATTTTGAACAGACGCGCGGCGAAGCCGGGGCCCTAAAAACGGGCGACGAATTTCACATCAAAATATTGGGGCCCTGGAACGGCAGCGTGCGCGTGACCGAAGTGGGCGCCACGTTCTTCGAGTTTGTGACCCTCGAAGGCCATCCCGAGGCCGGGCGTATTCGCTTCGAAACCCACGCCCTCGACGGCCGGCCCGACGCGCTGCGGTTCGAAATCCACTCCGTAGCCCGCTCGCGCGACGGCTTGGTGGCCTTCGCTTACGATACCATTGGCGGCGGCAAATTGATGCAGCAGGCCACGTGGGTCGATTTTTGCCAGCGCGTGGCCCAGGCCAGCGGCGGCCAGGCGCTGGGGCCCGTCACGGTCGAAACCACCCGCCACGCCAACGACGGCACCGCTGAATACACCGTTTCCCATGCTTAG
- a CDS encoding DUF1990 domain-containing protein translates to MLSPTAPAAWEQYRARLAAYVNTRVNYDYENQAEYTSATGWRLDDYTTDLPAEAPGAPTETGSFAAAQDVMRRYAFPPPDLITGYFDPSQPLEKRVMVLRAHFLIFNFYFGVRVTDVVDAARQDSPGGPERVWGYGYRTLEGHFEKGQINFSVRKNLRTGAVDFRISAVSQSGHIRNPFYWLGFKLFGRILQRRFGHESLARMHKLVAEALARPQPLGAPAG, encoded by the coding sequence ATGCTTAGCCCCACTGCCCCAGCCGCTTGGGAGCAATACCGCGCCCGCCTCGCCGCCTACGTCAATACCCGCGTCAACTACGACTACGAGAACCAAGCCGAGTACACCTCGGCCACCGGCTGGCGGCTCGACGACTACACGACCGATTTGCCGGCTGAGGCCCCCGGGGCCCCCACGGAAACGGGCTCGTTTGCGGCGGCGCAGGACGTGATGCGGCGCTACGCCTTCCCGCCGCCCGACCTCATCACGGGCTACTTCGACCCCAGCCAGCCGCTCGAAAAGCGCGTTATGGTGCTGCGAGCGCACTTCCTCATTTTTAATTTTTACTTTGGCGTACGGGTGACCGACGTGGTGGACGCGGCCCGTCAAGACAGTCCCGGCGGTCCGGAGCGGGTGTGGGGCTACGGCTACCGCACCCTCGAAGGCCATTTCGAGAAAGGGCAAATAAATTTCTCGGTACGCAAAAACCTGCGCACCGGCGCAGTAGATTTTCGAATTAGCGCCGTGTCGCAGTCGGGGCACATCCGCAACCCATTCTACTGGCTGGGGTTCAAGCTATTTGGCCGGATACTGCAACGCCGGTTTGGGCATGAGTCGCTGGCGCGGATGCACAAGTTGGTAGCCGAAGCCTTGGCGCGCCCGCAACCTTTGGGGGCCCCGGCTGGTTAA
- a CDS encoding NAD(P)-dependent alcohol dehydrogenase, translating to MSITKAYAAPAASIPLEPFTLERRTPGPHDVQIDILFCGVCHSDLHQIRDEWGGSIFPMVPGHEIVGRVAAVGDHVKNFKVGDLAGVGCMVDSCRECSSCKEGLEQYCETTGMIGTYNSREIATGAPTYGGYSQQIVVDEKYILKVSEKLDLARVAPLLCAGITTYSPLRQWKVGAGHRVAVMGLGGLGHMAVKFAAALGAEVTVLSTSANKEADAKALGAHKFIVTKDKEQFKSVSNYFDFVINTISAQIDLGAYVNLLRLDGTMILLGVPTEAPQLHAFNLIAKRRRVAGSLIGGIAETQEMLDFCAEHNIMSDIEMIDIQHINEAYERMLKGDVKYRFVIDVASLN from the coding sequence ATGAGTATCACCAAAGCTTACGCGGCCCCCGCCGCCAGCATTCCCCTCGAGCCCTTCACGCTGGAGCGCCGCACCCCGGGGCCCCACGACGTGCAGATTGACATCCTGTTTTGCGGCGTGTGCCACTCCGATTTGCACCAAATCCGCGACGAGTGGGGCGGCTCCATCTTCCCAATGGTGCCCGGCCACGAAATCGTGGGCCGCGTGGCCGCCGTGGGCGACCACGTGAAGAACTTTAAAGTGGGCGACTTGGCCGGCGTGGGCTGCATGGTCGACTCGTGCCGCGAGTGCTCGTCGTGCAAAGAAGGCCTGGAGCAGTACTGCGAAACCACCGGCATGATCGGCACCTATAACAGCCGCGAAATTGCCACCGGGGCCCCCACCTACGGCGGCTACTCGCAGCAAATCGTGGTCGACGAAAAGTACATCCTCAAAGTGAGCGAGAAGCTCGACTTGGCCCGCGTGGCCCCGCTGCTGTGCGCCGGCATCACCACCTACTCGCCCCTGCGCCAGTGGAAAGTGGGCGCCGGCCACCGCGTAGCCGTAATGGGCCTGGGCGGCCTCGGCCACATGGCCGTGAAATTTGCCGCTGCCCTCGGCGCCGAAGTAACCGTGCTCAGCACCTCGGCCAACAAAGAGGCCGATGCCAAAGCCCTGGGGGCCCACAAGTTCATTGTGACCAAGGACAAGGAGCAGTTCAAGTCGGTGAGCAACTACTTCGACTTCGTCATCAACACGATATCGGCCCAGATTGACCTGGGCGCTTACGTAAACTTGCTCCGCCTCGACGGCACGATGATTCTGCTGGGCGTGCCCACCGAAGCGCCGCAGTTGCACGCCTTCAACCTCATTGCCAAGCGCCGCCGCGTGGCCGGCTCGCTCATCGGCGGCATCGCCGAAACCCAGGAAATGCTGGACTTCTGCGCCGAGCACAACATCATGTCCGACATCGAGATGATTGACATCCAGCACATCAACGAAGCCTACGAGCGCATGCTGAAAGGCGACGTGAAGTACCGCTTCGTCATCGACGTAGCCTCGTTGAACTAA
- a CDS encoding serine hydrolase, whose product MFFCFAFRRILLLGLVALLLGALPSAAQPRAYGSKFVRDSLATYVERGLRLWDIPGLAVVVVKGGQVVAAEGFGVRVVSEPEPVDANTLFMIASNTKLFTGTALAQLEEEKRLNLNDPVRRYLPAYRLYDSTSTKLVSIRDLLGHHLGTRTFQGDFTFWNSDLSRAEIVDKMRNLRPVNPFRQTYGYCNSGFLAAGEIIPQVLDGKRWEDWVQQRLLTPLGMARTYPLTAGYGQRTNIARPYSDAFGPLIPLPLDHIDNLAPAAGLVSCANDLAHWLNFQLDSGRYAGRQVLPWATLRRTRAVNTLVSDVKSPILPSHFSMYGLGVFIGDYAGRQVFWHTGGANGFVTNVCFVPEEGLGIAVLTNQDNQSFFEALRYQLLDAYLAVPYVDRSRQLYTLARPGREEAQRNIAELATRVQRKNRPTRDLRTYAGVYRNPVYGTVTVEAQGRQLQVHFSNHPGLVATLDYMDGEQFRTTYSNPAYGIFPALFRAEGARVRTMELRVNPFLEQDSYVFSKQQAGALKVP is encoded by the coding sequence ATGTTCTTTTGTTTCGCGTTTCGCCGTATCCTGCTGCTGGGGTTGGTGGCGTTGTTGCTGGGGGCCCTGCCCAGTGCCGCGCAGCCCCGCGCTTACGGTTCGAAATTTGTGCGCGACAGCTTGGCCACTTATGTAGAGCGCGGCCTGCGGCTGTGGGACATTCCGGGCCTAGCCGTGGTGGTGGTGAAGGGCGGGCAGGTGGTGGCCGCCGAGGGCTTTGGCGTGCGGGTTGTGAGCGAGCCGGAACCGGTTGACGCCAATACCTTGTTCATGATTGCTTCCAACACAAAGCTGTTCACGGGAACGGCCTTGGCGCAGTTGGAGGAAGAAAAGCGGCTGAATTTGAACGACCCGGTGCGCCGGTATTTGCCCGCGTATCGATTGTACGACTCGACCAGTACCAAACTGGTGAGCATCCGCGACTTGCTGGGGCACCACTTGGGCACCCGGACGTTCCAGGGCGATTTCACGTTTTGGAACTCCGACCTGAGCCGGGCCGAAATCGTGGATAAGATGCGTAACCTGCGGCCCGTCAACCCGTTCCGCCAAACCTATGGCTACTGCAATTCGGGCTTCCTGGCGGCGGGCGAAATCATTCCCCAGGTGCTGGACGGCAAGCGGTGGGAAGATTGGGTGCAGCAGCGCTTACTCACGCCGCTGGGCATGGCCCGTACCTACCCGCTCACGGCTGGGTATGGGCAGCGGACCAACATTGCCCGGCCGTATTCCGATGCGTTTGGGCCCCTTATTCCGCTACCGCTCGACCACATCGATAATTTAGCCCCGGCTGCCGGCCTCGTGTCGTGCGCCAACGACTTGGCACACTGGCTTAATTTCCAGCTCGACAGCGGGCGCTACGCCGGGCGGCAGGTGCTGCCCTGGGCCACGCTGCGCCGCACCCGGGCCGTTAACACGCTGGTGTCGGACGTTAAATCGCCAATTCTGCCCAGCCATTTTTCTATGTATGGGCTGGGCGTATTCATCGGCGACTACGCCGGGCGGCAGGTGTTCTGGCACACGGGCGGGGCCAATGGGTTCGTGACCAACGTGTGCTTCGTGCCCGAGGAAGGCTTGGGCATTGCCGTGCTCACCAACCAAGACAACCAGAGCTTTTTTGAGGCTTTGCGCTACCAATTGCTCGATGCCTACCTGGCCGTGCCCTACGTGGACCGCAGCCGCCAGCTGTACACGCTGGCCCGGCCCGGCCGCGAGGAAGCCCAGCGCAACATTGCTGAACTGGCCACCCGCGTGCAGCGCAAAAATCGCCCCACCCGCGACTTGCGCACCTACGCCGGCGTGTACCGCAACCCAGTGTACGGCACCGTAACGGTGGAAGCCCAGGGGCGGCAGCTGCAAGTGCACTTTTCCAACCACCCCGGTTTGGTGGCGACGCTTGATTACATGGACGGCGAGCAGTTCCGCACCACGTACTCCAACCCCGCCTACGGCATTTTTCCGGCATTATTCCGGGCCGAAGGAGCGCGCGTGCGCACCATGGAATTACGCGTCAACCCTTTTCTGGAACAGGATTCTTACGTGTTCAGCAAGCAGCAAGCCGGGGCCCTAAAAGTACCTTGA
- a CDS encoding T9SS type A sorting domain-containing protein, producing the protein MTLTSFAAVAQGPDALLTWTTAQELNNAGFEVQVSTDGTTFRALGFVAAASPNSSEARAYQYRDATAGKQGTRYYRLRQLDVDGKESLFAPQSLTFGGALATSVQGYPNPFASEINLALQTVAAGQATVSVLDGVGRQVRRWQPTLAAGASNLVLSDLASLPHGLYVVQVRYPDGQTQRLKLVKE; encoded by the coding sequence GTGACGTTGACGAGCTTTGCGGCCGTGGCCCAGGGCCCCGACGCGCTGCTGACCTGGACCACCGCCCAGGAGTTGAACAACGCGGGCTTCGAGGTGCAGGTGTCGACCGACGGCACAACCTTCCGCGCGCTGGGCTTCGTGGCCGCCGCTTCGCCGAATAGCTCGGAAGCCCGCGCCTACCAGTACCGCGACGCGACGGCGGGCAAGCAGGGCACCCGCTACTACCGCTTGCGCCAGTTGGATGTGGACGGCAAGGAAAGCTTGTTCGCCCCGCAGTCCCTCACGTTTGGCGGGGCCCTGGCCACGTCAGTGCAGGGCTACCCCAACCCGTTCGCCTCGGAAATCAACTTGGCGCTGCAAACGGTGGCCGCCGGCCAAGCCACGGTGAGCGTACTCGACGGCGTGGGCCGCCAGGTGCGCCGCTGGCAGCCCACGCTGGCCGCCGGGGCCTCCAACCTGGTGCTCTCGGACCTGGCCAGCCTGCCCCACGGCCTCTACGTGGTGCAGGTGCGCTACCCGGACGGCCAGACCCAGCGCCTCAAGCTGGTGAAAGAATAG
- a CDS encoding ISAs1 family transposase encodes MDYAEFFEEITDYRVQGRCLHELSDILLLVLCGLLADCETFEDIYDYACDKEATLREFMALPAGSPSHDTLNRVFRHLAPTELERCLSQWGQAIVALLAGRHLLIDGKQLRGTTPAGQRQAPVQLVSVWAAEQRLCLAQTAVETKRNEWVAIPQVLDLVEVKGRVVTLDAMGCQRSVAAKLVEKGADYVLALKQNQGELHRLVAAHFAPLRAQPAAHQQRDKGHGRGELRQVWVSQHGGLVDAGADWPGLQTLVCQQTTRWVAGKAQQATRYFLSSLAGASAATLGG; translated from the coding sequence ATGGACTATGCTGAATTTTTTGAGGAAATAACGGATTACCGGGTGCAAGGCCGCTGTTTACATGAATTAAGCGACATTTTGCTACTCGTGCTCTGTGGTTTATTAGCTGATTGCGAGACATTTGAGGATATTTACGATTATGCCTGTGACAAAGAGGCTACGCTACGCGAGTTCATGGCCTTGCCGGCCGGCAGCCCGTCCCATGACACGCTCAACCGCGTCTTTCGCCACCTCGCGCCTACCGAATTGGAGCGTTGCCTGAGCCAGTGGGGACAGGCTATCGTGGCGTTGCTGGCCGGTCGGCACCTGCTTATCGACGGCAAGCAGCTGCGCGGCACCACGCCCGCCGGCCAGCGCCAGGCCCCGGTCCAGCTCGTGAGCGTCTGGGCGGCCGAGCAGCGCCTGTGCCTGGCGCAGACGGCAGTGGAAACCAAGCGTAATGAATGGGTGGCCATCCCGCAGGTGCTCGACCTGGTGGAGGTAAAAGGCCGTGTGGTCACGCTCGATGCCATGGGCTGCCAGCGGTCGGTGGCGGCGAAGCTGGTGGAGAAAGGGGCTGATTACGTGCTGGCCCTCAAGCAAAACCAGGGGGAGTTACACCGGCTGGTGGCCGCCCACTTTGCTCCCTTGCGCGCCCAGCCCGCCGCCCACCAGCAGCGCGACAAGGGACATGGACGCGGGGAACTGCGCCAAGTCTGGGTCAGTCAGCACGGGGGCCTGGTGGATGCGGGCGCGGACTGGCCGGGCTTGCAGACGCTGGTTTGCCAGCAGACCACGCGCTGGGTGGCGGGGAAGGCGCAGCAGGCCACGCGCTATTTTCTCTCCTCGCTGGCCGGGGCGAGCGCGGCCACGCTAGGGGGGTAG
- a CDS encoding T9SS type A sorting domain-containing protein, producing MPVPLAPADSTFYTANTIYGQGTALGKGFVVYNGTGRSATITGLQPNTYYYITNAEYNTDGTSIAYNNRSSSMAISTRAVPVSPAPLAVELTAFAGTIDANSMALLQWSTATERNTSYFAVERSSDGVYFSEANRMAAAGTSSQSLAYHWPDSKRLTQPTYYRLRQVDLDGTVHYSSSIVLSPVPLLARRVEIYPNPSVGKPVQLLLQGFAGETLTLQIADALGRPISIQTLAPMTAQSTTPLPLPTSLAAGTYFITLASSDGPVQKRLIVSN from the coding sequence ATGCCCGTACCGCTGGCTCCAGCCGACAGCACTTTTTACACTGCTAATACGATATACGGACAAGGCACAGCACTGGGCAAAGGTTTTGTAGTATACAATGGCACGGGGCGTAGCGCCACGATCACGGGGTTGCAACCCAATACCTATTATTATATAACTAACGCCGAATACAATACCGATGGGACTAGCATTGCATACAACAACCGTAGTAGCAGCATGGCTATATCCACCCGAGCTGTGCCCGTATCTCCGGCTCCCCTTGCAGTTGAGTTGACAGCGTTTGCTGGTACCATCGACGCCAACAGTATGGCCTTGTTACAGTGGTCTACAGCTACTGAACGCAATACATCTTACTTCGCTGTCGAGCGCTCATCTGATGGCGTTTATTTCTCTGAAGCCAACCGGATGGCGGCGGCTGGTACCAGTTCCCAGTCGCTTGCATACCATTGGCCGGATTCGAAACGCTTAACGCAACCAACTTACTACCGCTTGCGCCAAGTTGACCTTGACGGTACAGTGCACTATAGCAGCTCAATTGTTCTAAGCCCCGTGCCCCTCCTGGCTCGCAGAGTAGAAATATACCCAAACCCTAGCGTAGGCAAACCTGTGCAACTATTGCTTCAGGGCTTTGCTGGAGAAACTCTTACGCTGCAAATCGCTGATGCACTAGGCCGTCCTATCTCGATTCAAACTCTTGCTCCAATGACAGCTCAATCAACTACCCCCTTGCCCTTGCCTACTAGCTTAGCTGCGGGCACTTATTTCATCACGCTGGCCAGCAGCGACGGCCCCGTACAGAAACGCCTTATTGTTTCTAATTAA